The following proteins come from a genomic window of Paenibacillus sp. CAA11:
- a CDS encoding GerAB/ArcD/ProY family transporter gives MGEGAEVMLEKEKISARQLATLIFLCGMGDMFQLFPGAITPIAHQDSWIASLISIPCGVLTVWILLQVHAAHPELSLIGLSKHILGRWLGGVVSLWYLFYFLMVSSYLLREMGDFLTTQIFLKTPLQVIHLLFILLIVGALIAGLEAVGRSSEIILPIFLLFVLILMVCLLPKLEFKHLRPMGENPLGSIIQGSLLASMYPFAQMSAFLMVLPNVNWKSKYKRDTLLAAACVGSLLFCLLVISLLVMGTQMTEVSVYPTYVLSQIINIGNFVQRIEAIMAIAYLTASYLKSVIFCYAFVKGAAELCGLDQYRKLVLPAGMLVFGMAVLIAPDVIYYLKTIVMPWAYWDLTNGVLLPLLLLGAYAVRKRWRKRQA, from the coding sequence ATGGGAGAAGGGGCTGAAGTGATGCTGGAGAAGGAGAAAATCAGTGCCAGGCAGCTGGCAACGCTTATTTTCCTATGCGGAATGGGCGATATGTTTCAGCTGTTTCCGGGCGCGATTACCCCGATTGCTCACCAGGACAGCTGGATCGCTTCTTTGATCAGCATTCCTTGCGGGGTGTTAACGGTATGGATTCTGCTGCAAGTGCATGCTGCTCATCCGGAGCTGTCCTTGATCGGACTATCCAAGCATATTTTGGGGAGATGGCTTGGCGGAGTGGTGTCCCTCTGGTATTTATTCTATTTTCTAATGGTCTCGTCCTATCTGCTTCGGGAGATGGGCGATTTCCTGACGACACAGATCTTCTTGAAGACACCGCTGCAGGTCATCCATCTGCTGTTTATCCTACTCATTGTAGGGGCCTTAATCGCAGGGCTTGAGGCGGTGGGGCGAAGCAGCGAGATCATTCTGCCGATATTTCTTCTGTTTGTCCTGATTCTAATGGTGTGTCTGCTCCCCAAATTGGAATTCAAGCATCTGCGTCCCATGGGGGAAAATCCGCTCGGATCCATTATTCAAGGCAGCCTGCTGGCTTCCATGTATCCATTTGCCCAAATGTCCGCATTTCTTATGGTCCTGCCGAATGTGAACTGGAAGTCTAAATACAAGAGGGATACCCTGTTGGCAGCGGCCTGTGTGGGAAGCCTGCTGTTCTGCTTACTGGTCATTTCTCTGCTCGTTATGGGGACGCAGATGACAGAGGTGAGTGTCTATCCTACCTACGTTTTGTCCCAAATTATTAACATCGGTAACTTTGTACAGCGGATTGAGGCGATCATGGCTATTGCCTATCTCACGGCGAGTTATCTGAAGTCGGTGATCTTTTGTTATGCCTTTGTCAAAGGGGCTGCCGAGCTCTGTGGGTTGGATCAATATAGAAAGCTGGTACTTCCGGCCGGTATGCTGGTGTTCGGTATGGCGGTTCTGATTGCGCCTGATGTCATTTATTATCTCAAAACCATCGTAATGCCCTGGGCGTATTGGGATCTGACCAACGGCGTACTTCTTCCCCTCTTGTTATTGGGGGCTTATGCCGTGAGAAAACGCTGGAGGAAACGGCAAGCTTGA
- a CDS encoding ABC transporter ATP-binding protein, which produces MPILKMEHLKKYYGNGEQMVKALDDVSLEVEQGEFVAIVGTSGSGKSTLLHMLGGLDRATEGKVYVDDHDIFAMNDDKLTIFRRRSVGFVFQHYNLVPILNVLENIVLPIELDGGTLDKKYLDTIIQALGLQGKLHSLPSNLSGGQQQRVAIARALATKPSIILADEPTGNLDSRTSQEVLILLKQMSERFHQTIVMITHNEEIAQTADRIIRIEDGRIASSGKLGAGGRSQ; this is translated from the coding sequence TTGCCTATTTTGAAGATGGAGCATTTGAAGAAATACTATGGAAACGGCGAGCAGATGGTCAAGGCGCTGGATGATGTGTCGCTGGAGGTGGAGCAGGGCGAGTTCGTAGCCATCGTAGGTACCAGCGGCAGCGGCAAGTCTACGCTCCTGCATATGCTGGGCGGGCTGGATCGCGCGACAGAGGGCAAGGTTTATGTGGATGACCATGATATCTTTGCTATGAATGACGATAAGCTGACGATCTTTCGGCGCAGGTCGGTGGGCTTTGTCTTCCAGCATTACAATCTGGTACCGATCTTGAATGTGCTGGAGAATATCGTGTTGCCGATTGAGCTGGACGGCGGCACGCTGGATAAGAAATACCTGGATACGATTATTCAGGCTTTGGGTCTGCAGGGAAAGCTCCACAGCCTGCCCTCTAATCTGTCCGGCGGCCAGCAGCAGCGCGTGGCCATTGCGCGAGCGCTGGCAACCAAGCCTTCGATCATTCTGGCGGATGAGCCGACAGGCAACCTGGACAGCAGGACAAGCCAAGAGGTGCTCATCCTGCTGAAGCAGATGAGCGAGCGGTTCCACCAGACCATTGTGATGATCACGCATAATGAGGAGATTGCCCAGACGGCTGACCGGATCATCCGGATTGAGGACGGCCGGATCGCCTCGTCCGGGAAGCTGGGGGCCGGAGGTAGGAGCCAATGA
- a CDS encoding ABC transporter permease, with amino-acid sequence MIKTNNRKAIFRLAGKSLKAGRLRSVMIICAVVLTTLLITSVFTMALSINKSMEYAQMKTIGSDFHGAYKYLSPSEVEKLKKHPSIREYGVSTMVGRVHDGKFKHQPMEVLHVDENQAKHSFVHFIQGGLPKAENEVVLSTWVLDKLGVQAKLGEPVKLNVDTDEQVISYEFVLSGYYESDENLSMSGLAYVSEPFAKKYISHIDPAVSKAQNSYVNTSQLSVMLDSPLHIEEKLNKILTDTELKAEIGVNWAYTANKFSDRLLDLLPYMAIILIIMLSGYLLIYNIFYISVVRDVKFYGLLKTIGTTPRQLRRIIMIQARLLYAVGLPVGLLLGYAIGRWITPMINDGFLGGSAEPVYSVSPLIFIGAALFSYLTVWIAARKPGRIAGRIAPVEAVKFAGVQGGKKRAKRSEHGAKLYRMSLVNLLRSKKKLVLMLSSLSLSIILFTLIYTVISSLNVNKYLNSYIAGDFLIKNNSVVLEQGERAGDPRQLSETFTDQLSEIDGVRSVDNVYFKPTIYPMDEKVRAALKPLEAEINSLNDPYMKEFLAKGKVDVDLYGIDPGWYEMLQPDDIVEGSFDKQKFASGRYVLIAESLLGKEDQYTRYYHPGDKITYPFLGTSYEVMAVVKYNAFYAATTHRFSATGYNAFLPASELRQNPSLSGDQAPWILSSTIQADPAKLDAVNQKLRSVTHGIDDWTLKSREEYREELGGFIRIFQTVGYGLSLVIALIGVLNYINTVLTGVISRRSEFSILESIGMTKAQLKRMLVYEGLYNVLFTMLIVSTLGVLITYSIAKMLAENMAFTVFHMSAIPFVAVIPVLIIIAYVVTTGAYRMLTKSTIVERLREVE; translated from the coding sequence ATGATTAAGACCAACAATCGTAAGGCGATCTTCCGGCTGGCTGGGAAGAGTCTGAAGGCAGGCCGCCTGCGCAGCGTGATGATCATCTGCGCCGTGGTGCTGACCACGCTGCTGATCACCTCTGTATTTACCATGGCCCTCAGCATTAACAAGTCTATGGAATATGCACAGATGAAGACGATCGGGTCGGATTTTCATGGAGCATATAAATATTTATCTCCGTCAGAGGTAGAGAAGCTGAAGAAGCACCCGTCCATCCGAGAATATGGGGTATCCACTATGGTAGGCAGGGTGCATGACGGAAAGTTCAAGCACCAGCCCATGGAAGTGCTTCATGTTGATGAGAATCAAGCCAAGCATAGCTTTGTTCATTTTATTCAAGGCGGGTTGCCCAAGGCTGAGAACGAGGTCGTTCTCAGTACCTGGGTACTGGATAAGCTCGGCGTTCAGGCTAAGCTTGGCGAGCCGGTAAAGCTGAACGTCGATACAGATGAGCAGGTCATCTCCTATGAATTTGTTCTGTCCGGGTATTATGAGTCAGACGAAAATTTGTCCATGTCCGGCTTAGCTTACGTCTCAGAGCCTTTTGCCAAGAAATACATCTCGCATATCGATCCGGCTGTATCCAAGGCGCAAAATTCCTATGTGAACACCTCCCAGCTAAGCGTTATGCTTGACAGCCCTCTCCATATTGAGGAGAAGCTGAACAAGATACTGACCGATACGGAGCTCAAGGCTGAGATTGGGGTGAACTGGGCCTATACAGCGAATAAGTTCTCTGATCGTCTGCTCGATTTGCTGCCTTATATGGCTATCATTCTAATTATCATGCTGAGCGGATACTTGTTAATCTATAACATCTTCTATATATCTGTGGTGAGGGATGTCAAATTCTACGGGCTGCTCAAGACGATCGGCACGACACCCCGTCAGCTGCGCAGGATCATCATGATCCAGGCAAGACTGCTCTATGCTGTGGGCCTTCCCGTCGGGCTTCTCCTGGGATATGCAATCGGCCGCTGGATTACACCCATGATTAACGATGGCTTTCTTGGCGGCTCTGCGGAGCCTGTCTACTCGGTGAGCCCGCTAATCTTCATCGGCGCAGCCTTGTTCTCTTACCTTACCGTCTGGATTGCTGCCCGCAAGCCGGGCAGAATCGCTGGACGTATTGCCCCTGTAGAAGCGGTCAAATTCGCCGGGGTTCAGGGCGGGAAGAAGCGCGCGAAGCGCTCGGAGCATGGCGCGAAGCTATACCGCATGTCCTTGGTGAACCTGCTTCGCAGCAAGAAGAAGCTTGTGCTGATGCTGTCTTCACTGAGCTTGAGCATTATATTATTCACTTTGATCTATACCGTCATATCTTCACTGAACGTTAATAAATATTTAAACTCCTATATCGCCGGAGACTTTCTGATTAAGAATAATTCGGTGGTCTTAGAGCAAGGAGAGCGAGCGGGTGATCCCCGTCAGTTGTCCGAAACTTTTACGGATCAATTGAGCGAGATTGACGGAGTCCGCAGTGTGGACAATGTGTACTTCAAACCGACAATTTACCCGATGGACGAGAAGGTCCGGGCTGCCTTAAAGCCGCTTGAGGCTGAAATTAACAGTTTAAATGACCCCTATATGAAGGAGTTCCTCGCTAAGGGAAAGGTGGATGTGGATTTGTATGGCATCGACCCCGGCTGGTATGAGATGCTTCAGCCTGATGACATTGTAGAGGGTTCCTTCGATAAGCAGAAGTTTGCCTCCGGCCGCTATGTTCTGATTGCGGAATCCCTCTTGGGAAAAGAGGATCAGTACACCAGGTATTACCACCCGGGGGACAAAATCACGTACCCATTCCTGGGAACAAGCTATGAGGTCATGGCTGTCGTGAAATACAACGCTTTCTATGCTGCAACGACACATAGGTTCTCGGCTACAGGATACAACGCCTTTCTTCCTGCATCAGAGCTCCGTCAGAATCCTTCACTGTCAGGGGATCAGGCTCCATGGATTCTGTCCTCTACCATTCAAGCCGATCCGGCTAAGCTGGATGCCGTGAACCAGAAGCTGCGGTCGGTCACGCATGGGATAGATGACTGGACCTTGAAATCTAGGGAGGAGTACAGAGAGGAGCTGGGGGGCTTTATCCGTATTTTTCAGACAGTAGGCTATGGCCTTAGCTTGGTCATCGCTCTCATCGGGGTGCTGAACTACATCAATACCGTTCTTACCGGCGTAATCTCCCGCCGCAGTGAGTTCTCCATCTTGGAGAGCATCGGCATGACCAAGGCGCAGCTGAAGCGAATGCTGGTCTATGAGGGACTCTATAATGTGCTGTTCACCATGCTGATCGTCTCAACGCTCGGCGTTCTGATCACTTACAGCATCGCCAAGATGCTGGCGGAGAATATGGCTTTTACCGTGTTCCATATGAGCGCAATACCTTTTGTAGCAGTTATTCCCGTTCTGATCATTATTGCTTACGTGGTAACTACAGGGGCTTACAGAATGCTGACCAAGTCTACGATTGTCGAGAGATTAAGAGAAGTGGAATAG
- a CDS encoding response regulator transcription factor: MKNLLIVEDDRSLNRGIALTLAQSGLHTWQAYSIAEAEQLRNDLRIDLILLDVHLPDGSGLDYCERIRRGSRVPIIFLTANDMEADIVSGFELGGDDYITKPFSLMVLRARVMAVLRRTDSGGEHQYAIDRLSFDFAKMEFCKDGEQLVLSRTEQKLLRMLVSHAGNILSREQLMDKVWTQDAEFVDENALTMAIKRLRAKLEDKPSSPKYIKTIYGLGYMWAEGNNHEN; encoded by the coding sequence ATGAAAAATCTGCTCATCGTTGAAGATGACCGCAGTTTGAATAGAGGAATCGCCTTAACCCTTGCACAGAGCGGCCTGCATACCTGGCAGGCTTACAGTATCGCTGAGGCAGAGCAGCTGCGGAATGACCTGAGGATTGACCTCATCCTACTGGATGTACATTTGCCGGATGGAAGCGGCCTGGATTATTGCGAGAGGATTCGGAGGGGCTCCAGGGTGCCGATCATTTTTCTCACCGCCAACGATATGGAGGCAGATATTGTGAGCGGCTTCGAACTTGGCGGTGATGACTACATCACCAAGCCGTTCAGCTTAATGGTGCTTCGCGCCAGGGTCATGGCCGTCCTGCGGAGGACGGATTCGGGCGGAGAGCATCAGTATGCGATAGACCGTCTGAGCTTTGATTTTGCGAAGATGGAGTTCTGCAAGGATGGGGAACAGCTCGTATTAAGCCGCACGGAACAGAAACTGCTTCGAATGCTGGTAAGTCATGCGGGAAATATTCTGTCCAGAGAGCAGCTGATGGACAAGGTCTGGACCCAAGACGCAGAGTTCGTGGACGAGAATGCCCTGACAATGGCGATTAAGCGTCTGCGGGCCAAGCTGGAGGACAAGCCATCCTCCCCGAAGTATATTAAGACCATATATGGCCTGGGCTATATGTGGGCGGAAGGAAATAATCATGAAAATTGA
- a CDS encoding sensor histidine kinase, with protein sequence MKIEQDRKLTRAVIISAVALLILTSAFIAVVYWLRGFDPALLWISCAYMLAVLLLGGWLFSRLKQSMSVVFDSIESIVTLAMDGRELAATYEENRLSSLQHKLTRYIRLSQANGQTLQQEKDRIKELISDISHQTKTPLSNIMLYSQLLAELPRLDLEAQELVSSIQSQSDKLKWLIESLIKLSRLEAGIISLHLEAAPVIRTVQQAVSAMYSMAESKEIQVEVICDPGIQALHDVKWTGEALFNLLENAVKYTDQGGVIRVSTFSNEMFTRIDVEDTGIGIGEEELPYIFKRFYRGQNALDREGVGIGLFLAREIVMTQGGHIKVFSKLGQGTKFSVFLPQI encoded by the coding sequence ATGAAAATTGAACAGGATCGCAAGCTTACACGGGCGGTCATCATTTCAGCAGTGGCTCTGCTGATCTTGACCAGCGCATTTATAGCGGTTGTATATTGGCTGAGGGGCTTTGATCCAGCCCTGCTGTGGATTTCCTGCGCCTATATGCTTGCGGTGCTCCTGCTAGGCGGATGGCTGTTCAGCCGCCTGAAGCAGAGCATGTCAGTGGTCTTCGACAGTATAGAGAGCATCGTAACCTTGGCTATGGACGGGAGAGAGCTGGCTGCTACTTATGAGGAGAACCGTCTGTCCTCATTGCAGCATAAGCTGACCCGGTATATTCGCCTTTCACAGGCGAACGGGCAGACCTTGCAGCAGGAGAAGGACCGGATTAAGGAGCTCATCTCGGATATTTCCCACCAGACTAAGACACCGCTGTCCAATATCATGCTGTACAGTCAGCTGCTTGCAGAGCTTCCCCGTCTGGACCTGGAAGCGCAGGAGCTGGTGTCGAGCATTCAATCTCAATCGGACAAGCTGAAATGGCTGATTGAATCCTTGATTAAGCTATCGAGGCTTGAAGCGGGCATTATCTCGCTTCATTTGGAGGCCGCACCTGTGATTCGGACGGTTCAGCAAGCGGTATCTGCGATGTACTCTATGGCGGAGAGCAAAGAGATCCAGGTGGAGGTTATTTGTGATCCAGGAATCCAGGCGCTGCACGATGTGAAGTGGACTGGCGAGGCCCTGTTCAACCTCCTGGAGAATGCGGTGAAGTACACGGATCAGGGGGGCGTTATTCGAGTCTCGACGTTCAGCAACGAGATGTTTACACGCATTGACGTAGAAGATACAGGCATCGGAATCGGCGAAGAGGAGCTTCCTTATATCTTCAAGAGATTCTACCGGGGCCAGAATGCTTTGGACCGGGAAGGCGTAGGCATCGGCCTGTTCCTGGCCAGGGAGATTGTGATGACCCAAGGGGGACATATCAAGGTGTTCTCCAAGCTGGGTCAGGGAACCAAGTTCTCCGTTTTCCTCCCGCAAATCTGA
- a CDS encoding GerAB/ArcD/ProY family transporter gives MTDGNISVRQLGSLIFLCYIGDMILLFPSTIAGMAEQNAWISCLLGIPGGLAVIWLLLKVSSLYPEMSLVEMSRSTMGKWLGTAVSLWYMYYFLISSAYLVREMGDFMTTMIYIQTPLPVIHLLFVLVIVLALLVGLESIGRSSEIALPLFILFAAILIVCLAPKVDLHHLRPFGEGGMRSTLYGLLFTTGYSFGEMCVFLMILPSVRRKPHMNREILLITGLSSLLLCLIVFMSLSVMGASLTKLTVYPTYFLAQLINIGNFVQRIEAIMATAWLLTIFFKTVIYMYAFTKGCAQTFGLRNFHSLILPAGLLLFGLAMEVSPNVEYYLKTILPYWIGWDTTNGIILPLLLLIVYGVRKKWTQSHSL, from the coding sequence GTGACAGATGGCAACATATCGGTAAGGCAGCTCGGAAGCCTTATCTTCTTATGTTATATCGGAGATATGATCTTGTTGTTCCCTTCTACCATCGCGGGAATGGCAGAGCAGAATGCGTGGATCTCCTGCTTGCTGGGGATTCCGGGCGGACTTGCTGTAATTTGGCTGCTGCTCAAAGTAAGCTCGCTCTATCCTGAAATGTCTTTAGTGGAGATGAGCCGCAGCACTATGGGGAAATGGCTGGGAACCGCCGTATCGCTATGGTATATGTATTATTTCCTCATAAGCTCTGCCTATTTGGTACGGGAGATGGGTGATTTCATGACGACCATGATTTATATCCAAACCCCACTTCCTGTCATCCATCTGCTGTTCGTGCTAGTTATTGTGCTGGCACTGCTTGTGGGTCTGGAGAGCATAGGCCGCAGCAGTGAGATCGCTCTCCCTCTGTTTATACTGTTTGCTGCCATTCTCATTGTTTGCTTGGCTCCTAAGGTGGATCTTCACCATCTTAGGCCATTTGGGGAAGGCGGAATGCGGTCCACTCTTTATGGGCTCCTGTTTACTACCGGCTACTCGTTTGGGGAGATGTGTGTATTCCTCATGATTCTTCCCTCTGTACGCAGGAAGCCCCATATGAATCGGGAGATTCTCTTAATTACAGGACTCTCAAGTCTTCTGCTTTGTTTGATTGTGTTTATGTCCTTGTCGGTGATGGGGGCTTCACTGACTAAGCTCACCGTGTACCCCACCTATTTTCTTGCCCAGTTGATTAACATTGGGAACTTTGTTCAGCGGATTGAGGCGATTATGGCTACGGCCTGGCTGCTGACAATCTTTTTCAAGACGGTTATTTATATGTATGCATTTACGAAGGGCTGTGCCCAAACTTTCGGCTTGCGAAACTTCCATTCCTTAATCCTTCCTGCGGGGTTGCTGCTGTTCGGTCTGGCTATGGAGGTCTCCCCGAATGTGGAGTATTACTTAAAGACGATTCTGCCCTACTGGATCGGCTGGGACACGACGAACGGGATCATTCTTCCGCTTCTTCTTCTGATTGTCTACGGCGTTCGCAAAAAATGGACCCAGTCACATTCTTTATAG